The following are from one region of the Pseudazoarcus pumilus genome:
- a CDS encoding type II toxin-antitoxin system HipA family toxin, translating to MGRRSHARALNVWMNGQLVGEWRLPSRGPMELLYHDDWKRSPETRPLSLSLPLTPDPLPLRGDAVRNYFDNLLPDSDGIRARLQSRFRTASREAFDLLEAIGRDCVGAVQLLPQEREPDDVLRIEADPLDDDGIERILKATVSGTNALTRDDDDFRISIAGAQEKTAFTWHQGRWCRPLGSTPTTHIFKLPLGLVGNRQADMHTSVENEWLCAQILAGFGLPVAASEIARFGDQKVLVVERFDRKIAAGGNYWLRLPQEDFCQATGCPPQLKYEADGGPGILDIARILANSEKREGDLRTLLTAQLLFWALAATDGHAKNFSIFLLAGGRYCMTPLYDALSAWPVTGDGGNLLDYQKLKLAMAVRGKNPHYRLRDIQRRHFLSTAVKCGLGDDMQHVIDDVVDRCPDVLNDVAQRLPKGFPEHVFSAVADGMITSIRRLSD from the coding sequence ATGGGCCGCCGGTCACACGCCCGCGCGCTCAACGTCTGGATGAACGGCCAGCTCGTAGGCGAGTGGCGGCTACCAAGCCGCGGCCCGATGGAGCTTCTGTATCACGACGACTGGAAGCGATCACCGGAAACGCGTCCGCTGTCGCTGTCGCTGCCACTCACCCCCGACCCGTTACCCTTGCGCGGCGATGCCGTGCGCAACTACTTCGACAACCTGCTACCCGACAGCGATGGCATCCGCGCCCGCTTGCAGTCCCGCTTTCGCACCGCGAGCCGGGAAGCCTTCGACCTGCTCGAAGCAATCGGACGCGATTGCGTGGGCGCGGTGCAGCTCTTGCCGCAGGAGCGCGAGCCAGATGACGTACTCAGGATCGAAGCCGATCCGCTCGACGACGATGGAATCGAGCGCATCCTGAAGGCGACCGTCAGCGGCACGAACGCCCTGACCCGCGATGACGACGATTTCCGCATCTCGATCGCCGGCGCACAGGAGAAGACGGCGTTCACATGGCACCAAGGACGCTGGTGTCGTCCGCTGGGTTCAACCCCGACCACCCACATCTTCAAGCTGCCGCTGGGCCTCGTCGGCAACCGTCAGGCCGACATGCACACCTCGGTCGAGAACGAATGGCTGTGCGCACAGATCCTCGCCGGCTTCGGCCTACCCGTCGCAGCGTCTGAGATCGCGCGCTTCGGCGATCAAAAGGTCTTGGTAGTCGAGCGCTTCGACCGAAAGATCGCAGCGGGCGGCAACTACTGGCTACGTTTGCCGCAGGAGGACTTCTGCCAGGCAACCGGGTGTCCGCCCCAGCTCAAATACGAGGCCGATGGCGGCCCCGGCATCCTGGACATCGCACGCATCCTCGCCAACTCCGAGAAGCGCGAGGGCGACCTGCGGACGCTCTTGACCGCACAACTGCTGTTTTGGGCGTTGGCTGCGACCGACGGCCATGCCAAGAACTTCTCAATCTTCCTGCTGGCGGGCGGTCGCTACTGCATGACCCCGCTGTACGACGCGCTGTCGGCATGGCCTGTCACCGGCGACGGCGGCAATTTACTCGACTACCAGAAGCTCAAACTGGCGATGGCCGTGCGTGGGAAGAACCCGCACTATCGACTGCGCGACATCCAGCGACGGCACTTCTTGAGCACGGCCGTCAAATGCGGCCTTGGCGACGACATGCAACACGTCATCGACGACGTCGTCGATCGCTGCCCGGATGTCTTGAACGACGTCGCGCAACGACTGCCGAAAGGCTTCCCGGAACATGTGTTCTCTGCCGTCGCTGACGGGATGATCACTTCGATCAGGCGACTGAGCGACTAG
- a CDS encoding HlyC/CorC family transporter yields MDSPSDKPSLLERLSALLSREPEDRDDLLARLRSACDRNLIDADALSIIEGALQMSDMQVREVMIPRAQMDVVHLDDPVEKTADFVVETAHSRFPAVGENKDDVVGILLAKDLLRYYSGREFDLRGMLRPAVFVPESKRLNVLLREFRVSRNHMAIVVDEYGGVSGVVTIEDILEQIVGDIEDEYDFDEVADSIRLDQSGRYRVKATTEIEDFNHAFETSFSEEEADTIGGHVIRHLGRLPKRGEIVELDNLRIQVMRADSRRVYTLLIERVAPAEADTADEN; encoded by the coding sequence ATGGACAGTCCCTCAGACAAACCGTCGTTACTGGAGCGACTTTCGGCACTGCTGTCGCGCGAGCCGGAAGATCGCGATGACCTCCTCGCGCGACTGCGTTCGGCCTGTGATCGCAACCTGATCGATGCGGACGCACTCTCCATCATCGAAGGCGCCCTGCAGATGTCGGACATGCAGGTGCGCGAAGTCATGATCCCGCGTGCGCAGATGGACGTCGTGCACCTCGACGATCCCGTCGAAAAGACCGCCGATTTCGTTGTCGAGACCGCGCATTCGCGCTTTCCGGCGGTGGGCGAGAACAAGGACGACGTGGTCGGCATCCTGCTCGCCAAGGATCTGCTGCGCTACTACTCGGGGCGCGAGTTCGACCTGCGCGGCATGCTGCGACCGGCCGTGTTCGTGCCCGAATCCAAGCGGCTGAACGTGCTGTTGCGCGAATTTCGTGTAAGTCGCAATCACATGGCCATCGTCGTCGACGAGTACGGCGGCGTCTCCGGCGTGGTGACCATCGAGGACATACTCGAACAGATCGTCGGTGACATCGAGGACGAGTACGACTTCGACGAGGTTGCCGACAGCATCCGGCTCGACCAGAGCGGTCGCTATCGCGTCAAGGCGACGACCGAGATCGAGGACTTCAACCACGCCTTCGAGACCAGCTTCAGCGAAGAAGAGGCCGATACCATCGGCGGCCACGTCATCCGTCATCTCGGGCGTCTGCCCAAGCGCGGAGAAATCGTCGAACTCGACAACCTGCGCATCCAGGTGATGCGCGCGGACAGTCGTCGCGTGTATACGCTGCTGATCGAACGCGTCGCGCCAGCCGAGGCCGACACGGCCGACGAGAACTGA
- a CDS encoding helix-turn-helix domain-containing protein has product MSALATAKQASHLFATRRKALRLSQADVATRLGISQSRYSELEAAPERITLDRLITLTALLGLEIVVQDKQTTSRKSEW; this is encoded by the coding sequence ATGAGTGCACTTGCCACCGCAAAACAGGCGAGCCATCTGTTTGCAACCCGGCGCAAGGCGCTTCGGTTGTCACAAGCCGACGTGGCAACGCGGCTCGGCATCAGCCAGAGCCGTTATTCCGAACTCGAGGCCGCACCCGAGCGCATCACGCTGGATCGCTTGATTACGTTGACGGCCCTGCTGGGCCTCGAAATCGTCGTGCAGGACAAGCAGACGACATCTCGCAAGAGCGAGTGGTGA
- the glyQ gene encoding glycine--tRNA ligase subunit alpha yields the protein MSATRPTFQQIIQTLANYWGERGCALLQPLDLEVGAGTSHPATCLRAIGPEPWNAAYVQPSRRPKDGRYGENPNRLQHYYQYQVALKPSPPDIQELYLDSLRALGIDPMVHDIRFVEDDWENPTLGAWGLGWEVWLDGMEVTQFTYFQQVGGIDCKPVLGEITYGIERLAMYLQGVENVYDLVWTVYPDGTAVTYGDVYHQNEVEQSRYNFEYANVEFLFSQFGNYESEAKRLIDLGLPLPAYEMVLKAGHTFNLLDARGAISVTERATYIGRIRNLSRAVAAAYLESRETLGFPMLAKAEAAAREVA from the coding sequence ATGTCAGCGACCAGACCGACCTTCCAGCAGATCATCCAGACGCTCGCCAACTATTGGGGCGAGCGAGGCTGTGCCTTGCTGCAGCCGCTCGACCTCGAGGTCGGTGCCGGCACTTCGCATCCAGCCACCTGTTTGCGGGCGATCGGTCCCGAGCCCTGGAATGCGGCCTACGTGCAGCCTTCGCGTCGTCCCAAGGACGGTCGCTACGGCGAGAATCCCAACCGTCTGCAGCACTACTACCAGTATCAGGTGGCGCTCAAGCCTTCGCCGCCCGACATCCAGGAGCTGTATCTGGACAGCCTGCGCGCGCTGGGCATCGACCCCATGGTGCACGACATCCGTTTCGTCGAGGACGACTGGGAAAACCCGACGCTGGGTGCCTGGGGGCTGGGCTGGGAAGTGTGGCTGGACGGCATGGAGGTGACGCAGTTCACCTACTTCCAGCAGGTCGGCGGCATCGACTGCAAGCCGGTGCTGGGCGAGATCACCTACGGTATCGAGCGACTGGCGATGTATCTGCAGGGCGTCGAGAATGTCTATGACCTGGTGTGGACCGTGTATCCGGACGGCACCGCAGTGACCTACGGCGACGTCTATCACCAGAACGAGGTCGAGCAGTCGCGCTACAACTTCGAGTACGCCAATGTCGAGTTCCTGTTCTCGCAGTTCGGCAACTACGAGTCCGAGGCCAAACGCCTGATCGACTTGGGGCTGCCTCTGCCGGCCTATGAGATGGTGCTCAAGGCTGGTCATACCTTCAACCTGCTCGACGCGCGTGGCGCGATCTCCGTGACCGAGCGCGCGACCTACATCGGCCGCATCCGCAACCTGTCGCGGGCCGTGGCCGCGGCGTATCTGGAATCGCGCGAGACGCTGGGCTTTCCGATGCTCGCCAAGGCCGAGGCTGCGGCACGGGAGGTGGCGTGA
- the ybeY gene encoding rRNA maturation RNase YbeY — translation MSSTDTLLQPTRPTLALTVQRALRASEREGVPRAPDLRRWARAALRDRSVEAAVRIVGEDEGRVLNRDYRKRDYATNVLTFVYDDAPVPGMPLFGDIVLCAPVVVREAREQGKPLDAHFAHLMVHAMLHLQGFDHETASEAEEMETLETAILATLGYGNPYT, via the coding sequence ATGAGTTCGACCGACACATTGCTGCAACCGACCCGTCCGACACTGGCATTGACGGTGCAGCGCGCACTCAGGGCGAGCGAGCGCGAGGGCGTGCCGCGCGCCCCCGACTTGCGCCGCTGGGCCCGAGCGGCACTGCGCGATCGTTCGGTGGAAGCGGCGGTGCGTATCGTCGGCGAGGACGAAGGCCGCGTGCTCAACCGCGATTACCGCAAGCGCGACTATGCGACCAATGTGCTGACCTTCGTCTACGACGATGCGCCCGTTCCCGGCATGCCGCTGTTCGGTGACATCGTGCTGTGCGCGCCGGTCGTGGTGCGCGAGGCGCGCGAGCAGGGCAAGCCATTGGACGCGCACTTCGCCCACCTGATGGTGCATGCTATGCTGCATCTTCAGGGTTTCGATCACGAGACGGCTTCCGAGGCCGAGGAAATGGAGACGCTGGAAACCGCGATCCTCGCGACGCTCGGTTACGGCAACCCCTATACGTGA
- the miaB gene encoding tRNA (N6-isopentenyl adenosine(37)-C2)-methylthiotransferase MiaB: MKKLYIRTFGCQMNEYDSDKMADVLAAGEELVKTDDPEEADVILFNTCSVREKAQERVFHDLGRVRHLKQSRPDLIIGVGGCVASQEGEAIVARAPFVDLVFGPQTLHRLPALIAERRRSGRSQVDISFPEIEKFDNLPPARVDGASAFVSIMEGCSKYCSFCVVPYTRGEEVSRPLDDILTEVAGLAQQGVKEVTLLGQNVNAWRGSIAKGGDELGDFAFLLECVAEVPGIERLRYTTSHPREMTQRVIDAYAKIPKLVGHLHLPVQSGSDRVLAAMKRGYTVLEYKSLIRKLRAVRPDLSLSSDFIVGFPGETEEDFERTMQLIDEVGFDASFSFVYSARPGTPAADLEDPVPQTTKLRWLARLQKRIEEQAGAISEAMVGSVQRILVEGPAKKGEGDLAGRTANNRVVNFPGNPRLIGQFVDVTITAALPHSLRGEIVLRES; this comes from the coding sequence ATGAAAAAACTGTACATCCGCACCTTCGGCTGCCAGATGAACGAGTACGACTCGGACAAGATGGCCGACGTGCTCGCAGCCGGCGAGGAACTGGTCAAGACGGACGACCCGGAAGAGGCGGATGTGATTTTGTTCAACACCTGTTCCGTGCGCGAGAAGGCGCAGGAACGGGTGTTTCACGATCTCGGGCGGGTGCGGCATCTGAAACAGTCGCGCCCGGACCTGATCATCGGCGTGGGTGGCTGCGTGGCCAGCCAGGAAGGAGAGGCGATCGTCGCACGCGCACCCTTCGTGGATCTGGTTTTCGGGCCGCAGACGCTGCATCGTCTGCCGGCGCTGATCGCCGAGCGGCGCCGCAGCGGGCGCTCGCAGGTCGACATCAGCTTCCCAGAGATCGAAAAGTTCGACAATCTCCCGCCGGCGCGCGTCGACGGGGCGAGCGCCTTCGTGTCGATCATGGAAGGATGTTCCAAGTATTGCAGCTTCTGTGTCGTGCCCTACACGCGCGGCGAGGAAGTGTCGCGCCCGCTCGACGACATCCTGACCGAAGTCGCGGGGCTTGCGCAGCAGGGGGTGAAGGAAGTCACGCTGCTGGGGCAGAACGTCAACGCCTGGCGCGGGTCGATTGCCAAGGGTGGCGACGAACTGGGCGACTTCGCTTTTCTGCTCGAATGCGTGGCCGAAGTGCCCGGCATCGAGCGTCTGCGCTACACCACGTCCCATCCGCGCGAGATGACGCAGCGCGTGATCGATGCCTACGCGAAGATCCCGAAGCTCGTCGGCCATCTGCATCTGCCCGTGCAGTCCGGTTCCGATCGCGTGCTGGCGGCGATGAAGCGTGGCTACACGGTGCTCGAATACAAGTCGCTGATCCGCAAGCTGCGCGCGGTACGCCCGGACCTGTCGCTGTCTTCGGACTTCATCGTCGGCTTTCCGGGCGAGACCGAGGAAGATTTCGAAAGGACCATGCAGCTCATCGACGAGGTCGGCTTCGATGCCTCGTTCAGCTTCGTCTACAGCGCTCGGCCGGGCACGCCGGCCGCCGACCTGGAAGATCCGGTGCCGCAGACGACCAAACTGCGGTGGCTGGCCCGTTTGCAAAAGCGCATCGAGGAGCAGGCGGGTGCGATCAGCGAAGCCATGGTCGGCAGCGTGCAGCGCATCCTCGTCGAAGGTCCGGCGAAGAAGGGCGAGGGGGATCTTGCCGGACGCACGGCCAACAACCGCGTCGTCAATTTTCCGGGCAATCCGCGCCTGATCGGGCAGTTCGTCGATGTCACGATCACCGCCGCGCTGCCGCACAGCCTGCGTGGCGAGATCGTGCTGCGGGAGTCGTGA
- a CDS encoding amidase, which translates to MKACLAQIEAREPEVQAWAHLDPEHALTQAREADKRRSEGKPTGPLHGVPVGIKDIIDTLDMPTEDGTVLHSGRRPWQDAKIVDALRAAGAIILGKTVTTEMATYAPGKTRNPHNPEHTPGGSSSGSAAAVAAGMVPLAVGTQTNGSVIRPAAYCGVFGFKPTRGTVSCRGILAQSELLDQPGCFARTVEDLALLGETLSTYDEHQKGMRPRSTLPLLRVCEEEPPLPPTLSLVRTPWWDELDADAREGFSELIDHLSDRIGEFEMPDSSVQVLEWHKTIMEADIAASYESDYERGKERMSKSLREQIERGRAVSVVDYRRAAARIEPITESLDEVFDRFDAIITPSAQGPAPHGLDSTGSPQFCTLWTFCGMPAINLPLLTTGNGLPVGVQLVGRVGDDARLLRTARWLLTTLA; encoded by the coding sequence GTGAAAGCGTGTCTCGCGCAGATCGAGGCGCGCGAACCCGAGGTGCAGGCCTGGGCACACCTCGATCCCGAGCACGCGCTGACCCAGGCGCGCGAAGCGGACAAGCGTCGTTCCGAGGGCAAACCCACGGGACCCTTGCACGGCGTGCCGGTGGGTATCAAGGACATCATCGATACCCTCGACATGCCCACCGAGGACGGCACGGTGCTGCATTCGGGGCGCAGGCCCTGGCAGGACGCCAAGATCGTCGATGCCTTGCGTGCGGCCGGCGCCATCATCCTGGGCAAGACCGTGACCACCGAAATGGCCACCTATGCGCCGGGCAAGACGCGCAATCCGCACAATCCCGAGCACACGCCGGGTGGCTCGTCGAGCGGGTCGGCTGCGGCAGTGGCCGCAGGCATGGTGCCACTGGCGGTGGGCACGCAGACCAACGGCTCGGTGATCCGTCCGGCGGCCTACTGCGGCGTGTTCGGTTTCAAGCCGACACGCGGCACGGTGTCATGCCGCGGCATCCTCGCGCAGTCGGAACTGCTCGACCAGCCGGGCTGCTTTGCGCGCACGGTCGAGGATCTGGCGCTGCTCGGCGAAACCTTGTCGACCTACGACGAGCATCAGAAGGGCATGCGCCCGCGCAGCACGTTGCCGCTGTTGCGCGTATGCGAGGAAGAGCCGCCGTTGCCACCCACGCTCTCGCTGGTGCGCACGCCGTGGTGGGACGAACTCGACGCGGATGCACGGGAAGGCTTTAGCGAGCTGATCGATCATCTGTCCGATCGTATCGGCGAGTTCGAAATGCCCGACTCCTCGGTGCAGGTACTCGAGTGGCACAAGACCATCATGGAAGCGGATATCGCGGCCAGCTACGAGAGCGACTACGAGCGCGGCAAGGAACGCATGTCGAAAAGCCTGCGCGAGCAGATCGAACGTGGGCGGGCGGTGAGCGTCGTCGACTATCGTCGCGCGGCTGCGCGTATCGAACCCATCACCGAATCGCTCGACGAAGTCTTCGATCGTTTCGACGCCATCATCACGCCGTCGGCGCAGGGGCCTGCCCCGCATGGGCTGGACTCCACCGGCAGTCCGCAGTTTTGCACCTTGTGGACCTTCTGCGGCATGCCGGCGATCAACCTGCCGCTGCTCACAACCGGCAATGGACTGCCGGTAGGCGTGCAACTGGTCGGTCGCGTCGGCGACGACGCGCGCCTGCTGCGCACCGCGCGCTGGTTGCTGACCACTCTCGCCTGA
- a CDS encoding PhoH family protein produces MAAVVEVVFDPVDNVRLANLCGSLDENLRQIESAFDVGIVRRGERFSLSGAKSELAASALRRFYEHADGHLSTDDIQLGLVEVSVRGDAPAGMPASPKLLTRKAELHGRTPRQVEYLTNIQAHDITFGIGPAGTGKTYLAVASAVDAFERELVERIILTRPAVEAGERLGFLPGDLAQKVDPYLRPLYDALYDLMGFDRVAKLFERGSIEIAPLAFMRGRTLNHAFIILDEAQNTSPEQMKMFLTRIGIGGRAVVTGDLTQVDLPRGQKSGLREARDILADVRGIAFTEFGREDVVRHPLVARIVDAYEQAQLAREAAAKARREDAGRE; encoded by the coding sequence ATGGCTGCAGTCGTGGAAGTGGTGTTCGATCCGGTCGACAACGTGCGGCTGGCCAATCTGTGCGGCTCGCTGGACGAGAATCTGCGCCAGATCGAATCGGCCTTCGACGTGGGCATCGTGCGTCGTGGCGAGCGTTTTTCCCTGAGCGGCGCCAAATCCGAGCTGGCCGCGAGCGCGCTGCGCCGATTCTACGAGCACGCCGACGGGCATCTGTCGACCGATGACATCCAGCTCGGGCTGGTCGAGGTCTCGGTGCGCGGCGACGCGCCGGCCGGGATGCCTGCTTCGCCGAAACTGCTCACGCGCAAGGCCGAACTGCACGGGCGCACGCCGCGTCAGGTCGAGTATCTGACCAACATCCAGGCGCATGACATCACCTTCGGCATCGGCCCGGCGGGGACCGGCAAGACCTATCTGGCGGTGGCCAGCGCGGTCGACGCCTTCGAGCGCGAGCTGGTCGAGCGCATCATCCTGACGCGCCCGGCGGTCGAGGCGGGCGAGCGCCTCGGCTTCCTGCCGGGGGATCTGGCGCAGAAGGTCGATCCCTATCTGCGCCCGCTCTACGACGCGCTCTACGACCTGATGGGTTTCGACCGCGTGGCCAAGCTGTTCGAGCGCGGCAGCATCGAGATCGCACCGCTGGCCTTCATGCGCGGACGCACCCTCAATCACGCCTTCATCATCCTGGACGAGGCGCAGAACACCTCGCCCGAGCAGATGAAGATGTTCCTCACCCGCATCGGCATCGGCGGGCGCGCGGTGGTCACCGGCGACCTCACCCAGGTCGACCTGCCGCGCGGTCAGAAAAGCGGCCTGCGCGAGGCGCGCGACATTCTCGCCGACGTGCGCGGCATCGCCTTCACCGAGTTCGGTCGTGAGGACGTGGTGCGCCATCCGCTGGTGGCGCGCATCGTGGATGCCTACGAGCAGGCGCAACTCGCGCGCGAAGCTGCCGCCAAGGCGCGCCGGGAAGACGCCGGACGCGAATGA
- the lnt gene encoding apolipoprotein N-acyltransferase — MRKAIAVPASFCAGAASVLAYAPFHAFLIAFAVLGALVWLLERAASTREGAWLGFAWGLGAFVAGVSWLFVALHRYGGMPAPVAGLAIGLFCAYLALFSALVGGCYAHLRRGPAAGRAALFAGLWILAEMLRGWLFTGFPWLSVGYTQTPPSPLASLFPVIGVYGVGGVVAFVAALAASARWRSLVPAAGAAIACVAVLFVAKHAETYTWVAPEGPALRVALVQTDIAQDLKWRPERVREWLDLNIELSDVEDADLVVLPESTLPLIAEQLPTGYLDFLESRARSNEADLIVGVFLRDDEGRIFNGVTSLGTAPSQSYAKRHLVPFGEYSPPLFDWFYALADIPMSDQTPGASDQPPLAVAGQRIAVNICYEDVFGRELLHALPQATLMLNVSNLAWYGRSLAQPQHLQIARVRAMETGRPMLRSTNTGMTAVVLPSGRVEAVLPQFERGVLHAEVRGYTGLTPYARWGDHAPLLLAALALASGMAMRFFGAAAHAHVWRRRPEA, encoded by the coding sequence ATGCGCAAGGCCATAGCGGTTCCGGCCTCTTTCTGCGCCGGTGCGGCTTCGGTTCTGGCGTATGCGCCGTTTCACGCCTTCCTCATCGCCTTCGCGGTCCTTGGCGCCCTGGTGTGGTTGCTCGAGCGAGCGGCGAGTACGCGCGAAGGTGCGTGGCTGGGTTTCGCGTGGGGGCTGGGTGCCTTTGTCGCCGGCGTGTCCTGGCTGTTCGTCGCGCTGCATCGCTATGGCGGCATGCCCGCGCCGGTGGCGGGCCTGGCGATCGGTCTGTTCTGCGCCTATCTCGCATTGTTTTCCGCGCTCGTCGGCGGCTGTTACGCGCATCTGCGGCGCGGGCCGGCCGCCGGTCGCGCTGCGCTCTTCGCCGGACTGTGGATTCTCGCGGAGATGCTGCGCGGCTGGCTGTTCACCGGCTTTCCGTGGCTCTCCGTCGGCTATACGCAGACCCCCCCCAGCCCGCTCGCAAGCCTGTTTCCGGTCATTGGCGTATACGGCGTAGGCGGGGTGGTCGCCTTCGTCGCGGCGTTGGCCGCGAGCGCGCGCTGGCGCAGCTTGGTGCCGGCCGCAGGTGCGGCGATCGCGTGCGTCGCCGTGCTCTTCGTTGCCAAACATGCGGAAACGTACACCTGGGTCGCGCCCGAGGGGCCAGCATTGCGCGTTGCGCTGGTGCAGACCGACATCGCGCAGGATCTCAAGTGGCGCCCCGAGCGCGTGCGCGAGTGGCTGGATCTGAACATCGAACTGTCCGATGTCGAAGACGCGGACCTGGTGGTGTTGCCCGAATCCACGCTGCCGCTGATTGCGGAGCAACTGCCCACGGGCTACCTGGATTTTCTCGAGTCGCGTGCGCGCAGCAATGAGGCGGATCTGATCGTCGGGGTGTTTCTGCGCGACGACGAGGGGCGCATCTTCAACGGCGTGACCAGTCTCGGCACCGCGCCTTCGCAGTCCTACGCCAAGCGGCATCTCGTGCCCTTCGGTGAGTATTCGCCGCCGCTGTTCGACTGGTTCTACGCGCTGGCCGACATTCCGATGTCCGACCAGACGCCGGGGGCGTCCGATCAGCCTCCGCTGGCCGTGGCCGGGCAGCGCATCGCGGTGAACATCTGCTACGAGGATGTGTTCGGACGTGAGCTTCTGCATGCGCTGCCGCAGGCGACGCTCATGCTTAACGTCTCCAACCTCGCCTGGTACGGGCGTTCGCTCGCGCAGCCGCAGCACTTGCAGATCGCCCGCGTGCGCGCGATGGAGACCGGCCGGCCGATGCTGCGTTCGACCAACACCGGCATGACCGCGGTGGTTTTGCCCTCGGGGCGCGTCGAGGCGGTACTGCCGCAGTTCGAGCGCGGCGTGTTGCACGCCGAGGTGCGTGGCTATACAGGGCTCACACCCTACGCGCGCTGGGGCGATCATGCGCCCTTGCTGCTCGCCGCGCTGGCGCTCGCCTCGGGCATGGCGATGCGCTTTTTCGGCGCTGCCGCGCATGCCCATGTCTGGCGTCGTCGCCCCGAGGCGTGA
- a CDS encoding cold-shock protein, with translation MATGTVKWFNDAKGFGFITPSDGGDDLFAHFSAIQGGGFKSLAENQAVSFDVVNGPKGKQAANIQPA, from the coding sequence ATGGCAACAGGTACCGTAAAGTGGTTCAACGACGCAAAAGGTTTTGGTTTCATCACCCCGTCTGATGGCGGTGACGACCTTTTCGCGCACTTCTCCGCGATCCAGGGCGGTGGCTTCAAGAGCCTCGCAGAAAATCAGGCGGTGTCTTTCGACGTCGTCAATGGCCCGAAAGGCAAGCAAGCAGCAAACATCCAGCCCGCCTGA